A region of Micromonospora sp. WMMD882 DNA encodes the following proteins:
- a CDS encoding non-ribosomal peptide synthetase/MFS transporter, whose product MTNVDLPARVVRPSSTALSEPVGATPSLSFGQERIWFTEQLTPGTAGYLVYATVRLTGLLDPGMLAAAVDAAAGRHDSLRMRFTENDLGEPLVEVAPAVRVPVTVRDVPDEATARALVAESARTPFDLATAPLLRALVLRLAHDDHVLHLAMHHIVSDGWSLNLLLGEIATRYGTLRDGAPPPPPPSLSYADYAAWQRQRADTPAAAADLVWWTRTLAGVPALELPTDRPRPAVQTYAGATHRFTVDADLTEGLRRLSRAHRATLYMTLLTGLQALLFRHSGQRDFAVGSPVAGRVTPELENLVGLFVNTLALRADLSPVGGDADTPGGEPSFAALLRRNRTTVVKALTRQEIPFERVVRELNVTRDVSRSPVFQVLFTLQNYARGGGGRWPAGLTTETFGADGDAARFDLSFYLSEVDDGGPGGRGRLRGMLVYNTDLFDAATAARLTDRLTALLRAAVARPDLPIVDLDLLDPGEHDRVRAFSAPDAPDAPAGTPGVTGDATTLADLLTPHVAATPDAPAVVCGADTLTYRELDRRANRLARWLRSAGVGPDALVGVLLEQSTELAVTLLGVLRAGAAYLPLDPEQPPNRLATMLADARPAVVLTSADLRDRLTPTDPTVPTPVAPTCLDDIRDRVAAGPDTAPDVATHGDTLAYVIYTSGSTGVPKGVAVAHRQVLRYLDGVAARFEVTPAARYALLQSMAFDFAVTVFYLALATGGAVHLLPRRGTGAELADQLRAHRIDYLKITPSHLAALTADAEPAELLPARALILGGEASDLDRIRPLAAAGATRVFNHYGPTEATVGVATHEVTADAESTGPVPTGRPLPYARTHVLDARMRPTPVGVPGEIYLGGDRLARGYLNRPGLTAERFVPDPYGPPGARLYRTGDLGRWRADGELVFLGRADHQVKIRGYRVELGEVEAALRDCPPARQAVVTLRDGRLVAYLEATPGSVVPEPAELRRTLADRLPEHMVPQRFVWLDALPLQEHGKVDRAALPEPTTEPPTGERAAPVGPVETLIAGIWQEVLGLPEVGATDDFFDLGGHSLLATQVVARIRRELPAGPDGAPPRVSVMDLFRHRTVRELAARVATGPTGPAGLLHELTPPAPAAGRTTTLVCVPYGGGSAVVYQPLADALPAGYRLLSVAVPGHDIGLGGEPAPIDEVAADVTAEILARVDGPLVLYGHCGPGGALAVEVARRLEAAGRELDAVYLGAVFPFARPVGGLLGPLLRLRLAERIRSDRIYRTWLQAQGTSIGALDPDEAAFLIRAMRHDARVSEEYFTALTHQNVTPLRAPIVSVVGDRDRGTDYHEERFREWHFLSDRTALAVIDEGGHYFLKYRAEELAEIVTTVHRRLAAPAGVVGTVGADGPDPAWELAAVSDRSPTPPSVAPALGPPAADTPVPGAPAGGPTAPPGGAGGRRRPRAGRTPQPSMARFGLVAAGQIVSSTGTALTNFAIPLWIYLETGSLARFALFAVLGLVPGLLVSPLAGALIDRSSRRRVLLLAGVAAGAANATLAALVLTDSIQVWHFYLLVGWLSVALAFQRLAFLSAVPQLVPKRYLGHANGLAQTATGITQFLVPLIAVALLEAVGLSGILLIDVASYLFAIGVLLAIRFPGTLALRRREGIGEEILGGLRYSVRRREFRAMLIFFAALNLFLFPVLYLLSPLVLGFADLAEVARIALTGGLGAAVGGLVMLVWGGPRRNRMRAVLLGALGIAAACLVTGLRPNLVVIGAGAFGMYLALGVVNGVYNTIIQTKVPPRFHGRVFALNQMVAWSTMPLGWGVIAPFASQALEPLLLPGGALAGSVGAVIGVGPGRGIALLYVIFAGCIAVTALVSLRTRVLARFDDEVPDAPPDDLIGIEARQARAAAGGTEAPRAVPAASVGPGRS is encoded by the coding sequence GTGACCAATGTAGACCTTCCGGCTCGGGTTGTCCGTCCCTCCTCGACCGCGCTTTCCGAACCCGTCGGCGCGACTCCGTCGTTGTCGTTCGGGCAGGAGAGAATCTGGTTCACCGAACAACTGACTCCCGGTACGGCCGGTTATCTGGTTTACGCGACCGTTCGGCTGACCGGTCTCCTCGATCCGGGGATGCTGGCCGCCGCCGTCGACGCCGCCGCCGGCCGGCACGACAGCCTCCGGATGCGGTTCACCGAGAACGACCTCGGCGAGCCGCTGGTCGAGGTGGCCCCGGCGGTACGGGTCCCGGTCACCGTCCGTGACGTGCCGGACGAGGCGACCGCCCGCGCCCTGGTCGCCGAGTCCGCCCGCACCCCGTTCGACCTGGCCACCGCTCCCCTGCTGCGGGCGCTGGTGCTGCGGCTGGCCCACGACGACCACGTGCTGCACCTGGCGATGCACCACATCGTCAGCGACGGCTGGTCACTGAACCTGCTGCTCGGCGAGATCGCCACCCGGTACGGCACGCTGCGTGACGGCGCGCCGCCGCCCCCGCCGCCGTCCCTGTCGTACGCCGACTACGCGGCCTGGCAGCGGCAACGGGCCGACACCCCGGCCGCCGCGGCCGACCTCGTCTGGTGGACGCGGACCCTGGCCGGGGTGCCGGCGCTGGAGCTGCCCACCGACCGGCCCCGCCCGGCCGTGCAGACCTACGCCGGGGCGACCCACCGGTTCACCGTCGACGCCGACCTCACCGAGGGGCTGCGCCGGCTGTCCCGCGCCCACCGGGCCACCCTGTACATGACGCTGCTGACCGGCCTGCAGGCGCTGCTGTTCCGGCACAGCGGCCAGCGGGACTTCGCCGTCGGCTCCCCGGTCGCCGGCCGGGTGACCCCTGAGCTGGAGAACCTGGTCGGGTTGTTCGTCAACACCCTCGCGCTGCGCGCCGACCTGTCCCCGGTCGGCGGCGACGCCGACACGCCGGGCGGGGAGCCCAGCTTCGCGGCCCTGCTGCGCCGCAACCGCACCACCGTGGTCAAGGCGCTGACCCGGCAGGAGATCCCGTTCGAACGGGTCGTCCGGGAGCTGAACGTGACCCGGGACGTCAGCCGCTCGCCGGTGTTCCAGGTGCTGTTCACCCTGCAGAACTACGCCCGGGGCGGCGGCGGCCGGTGGCCGGCCGGGCTGACCACCGAGACGTTCGGCGCGGACGGTGACGCGGCGCGGTTCGACCTGTCGTTCTATCTCAGCGAGGTCGACGACGGCGGGCCCGGCGGCCGGGGGCGCCTGCGCGGCATGCTCGTGTACAACACCGACCTGTTCGACGCGGCGACGGCCGCCCGGCTGACCGACCGGCTCACCGCCCTGCTGCGGGCGGCGGTGGCCCGACCGGACCTGCCGATCGTCGACCTGGACCTGCTCGACCCGGGCGAACACGACCGGGTACGCGCGTTCAGCGCCCCGGACGCCCCGGACGCCCCGGCCGGGACGCCGGGGGTGACCGGCGACGCCACCACCCTGGCGGACCTGCTCACCCCGCACGTGGCCGCCACCCCGGACGCGCCGGCCGTGGTGTGCGGCGCGGACACCCTGACCTACCGGGAGCTCGACCGGCGGGCCAACCGGCTGGCGCGCTGGCTGCGGTCGGCCGGCGTCGGCCCGGACGCGCTGGTCGGCGTGCTGCTGGAGCAGTCGACGGAGCTTGCGGTGACGCTGCTCGGGGTGCTGCGGGCCGGCGCGGCGTATCTGCCGCTGGATCCGGAGCAGCCGCCGAACCGACTCGCCACCATGCTCGCCGACGCCCGGCCTGCGGTGGTGCTGACCAGCGCCGACCTGCGGGACCGGCTCACCCCGACCGACCCGACCGTCCCGACGCCGGTCGCCCCGACCTGCCTGGACGACATCCGGGACCGGGTCGCCGCCGGCCCGGACACCGCCCCCGACGTGGCGACGCACGGCGACACCCTCGCGTACGTCATCTACACCTCCGGCTCCACCGGCGTGCCCAAGGGGGTGGCGGTGGCGCACCGGCAGGTGCTGCGCTACCTCGACGGGGTGGCCGCCCGCTTCGAGGTCACGCCGGCCGCCCGGTACGCGCTGCTCCAGTCAATGGCGTTCGACTTCGCCGTCACCGTCTTCTACCTGGCGTTGGCCACCGGCGGGGCGGTGCACCTGCTGCCCCGGCGGGGCACCGGCGCGGAGCTGGCCGACCAGCTCCGCGCGCACCGCATCGACTACCTGAAGATCACCCCGTCACACCTGGCGGCGTTGACCGCCGACGCCGAGCCGGCCGAGCTGCTGCCGGCCCGCGCGCTCATCCTCGGCGGCGAGGCGTCCGACCTGGACCGGATCCGGCCGCTGGCCGCCGCCGGGGCGACCCGGGTGTTCAACCACTACGGGCCGACCGAGGCCACCGTCGGGGTGGCCACCCACGAGGTGACCGCCGACGCGGAGTCGACCGGCCCGGTGCCGACCGGCCGACCCCTGCCGTACGCCCGGACGCACGTGCTGGACGCGCGGATGCGCCCCACGCCGGTCGGCGTGCCCGGCGAGATCTACCTGGGCGGCGACCGACTGGCCCGGGGCTACCTGAACCGGCCGGGGCTGACCGCCGAACGCTTCGTGCCCGACCCGTACGGGCCGCCGGGGGCGCGGCTCTACCGCACCGGTGACCTGGGGCGGTGGCGGGCCGACGGGGAGCTCGTGTTCCTCGGCCGCGCCGACCACCAGGTGAAGATCCGGGGCTACCGGGTGGAGCTGGGCGAGGTGGAGGCCGCCCTGCGGGACTGCCCGCCGGCGCGCCAGGCGGTGGTGACGCTGCGCGACGGGCGGCTGGTGGCCTACCTGGAGGCGACGCCCGGGTCGGTCGTACCCGAGCCGGCCGAGCTGCGCCGTACGCTGGCCGACCGGCTGCCCGAGCACATGGTGCCGCAGCGGTTCGTCTGGCTGGACGCGCTGCCGTTGCAGGAACACGGCAAGGTGGACCGGGCGGCGCTGCCCGAGCCGACCACCGAGCCGCCGACCGGGGAACGGGCCGCCCCGGTCGGCCCGGTGGAGACGCTGATCGCCGGGATCTGGCAGGAGGTCCTGGGGCTGCCGGAGGTCGGCGCCACCGACGACTTCTTCGACCTCGGCGGGCACTCGCTGCTGGCCACGCAGGTGGTGGCCCGGATCCGGCGGGAGCTGCCGGCCGGCCCGGACGGCGCCCCGCCCCGGGTCAGCGTGATGGACCTGTTCCGGCACCGCACGGTCCGTGAGCTGGCCGCCCGGGTCGCCACCGGCCCGACCGGCCCGGCCGGGCTGCTGCACGAGCTGACCCCGCCCGCGCCGGCCGCCGGACGGACCACCACCCTGGTCTGCGTCCCGTACGGCGGCGGCAGCGCGGTGGTGTACCAGCCGCTCGCCGACGCCCTGCCCGCCGGATACCGGCTGCTGTCGGTGGCGGTGCCCGGGCACGACATCGGGTTGGGTGGTGAGCCCGCGCCGATCGACGAGGTCGCCGCCGACGTGACCGCGGAGATCCTGGCCCGGGTGGACGGTCCGCTTGTCCTCTACGGGCACTGCGGCCCCGGTGGCGCGCTCGCCGTCGAGGTGGCCCGGCGGCTGGAGGCCGCCGGCCGGGAGCTGGACGCCGTCTACCTGGGCGCGGTGTTCCCGTTCGCCCGGCCGGTGGGCGGGCTGCTCGGCCCGCTGCTGCGGCTGCGGCTGGCCGAGCGGATCCGCAGCGACCGGATCTACCGCACCTGGTTGCAGGCCCAGGGCACCTCGATCGGCGCGCTGGACCCCGACGAGGCGGCCTTCCTGATCCGGGCGATGCGGCACGACGCCCGGGTCTCCGAGGAGTACTTCACCGCGCTGACGCACCAGAACGTCACGCCGCTGCGCGCGCCGATCGTCTCGGTGGTCGGCGACCGGGACCGGGGCACCGACTACCACGAGGAACGGTTCCGGGAGTGGCACTTCCTCAGCGACCGCACCGCGCTGGCGGTGATCGACGAGGGCGGGCACTACTTCCTGAAGTACCGGGCCGAGGAGCTGGCCGAGATCGTCACCACCGTGCACCGGCGGCTCGCCGCGCCGGCCGGGGTGGTCGGCACGGTCGGGGCGGACGGCCCCGATCCGGCGTGGGAGTTGGCCGCCGTGTCGGACCGCAGCCCCACGCCACCGAGCGTCGCGCCGGCCCTCGGGCCGCCCGCCGCGGACACGCCCGTTCCCGGCGCGCCCGCGGGCGGTCCGACGGCGCCGCCGGGCGGGGCGGGCGGCCGTCGCCGTCCGCGCGCCGGACGGACGCCGCAGCCGAGCATGGCCCGCTTCGGCCTGGTCGCCGCCGGGCAGATCGTCTCCAGCACGGGCACCGCGCTGACCAACTTCGCGATCCCGCTGTGGATCTACCTGGAGACCGGGTCGCTGGCCCGCTTCGCGCTGTTCGCGGTGCTCGGGCTGGTGCCCGGCCTGCTGGTGTCCCCGCTGGCCGGCGCGCTGATCGACCGGAGCAGCCGACGCCGGGTGCTGCTGCTGGCCGGCGTGGCCGCCGGGGCGGCGAACGCCACGCTGGCCGCGCTGGTGCTCACCGACAGCATCCAGGTGTGGCACTTCTACCTGCTGGTCGGCTGGCTGTCGGTGGCGTTGGCGTTCCAACGGCTGGCGTTCCTGTCCGCCGTGCCGCAACTGGTGCCGAAGCGCTACCTCGGCCACGCCAACGGGTTGGCGCAGACCGCCACCGGGATCACCCAGTTCCTGGTGCCGCTGATCGCGGTGGCCCTGCTGGAGGCGGTCGGCCTGTCGGGCATCCTGCTCATCGACGTGGCGTCGTACCTGTTCGCGATCGGGGTGTTGCTGGCCATCCGGTTCCCCGGCACGCTGGCGCTGCGCCGGCGGGAGGGCATCGGCGAGGAGATCCTCGGCGGGCTGCGCTACTCGGTACGGCGGCGCGAGTTCCGGGCCATGCTGATCTTCTTCGCCGCGTTGAACCTGTTCCTGTTCCCGGTGCTGTACCTGCTCTCCCCGCTGGTGCTGGGCTTCGCCGACCTGGCCGAGGTGGCCCGGATCGCGTTGACCGGCGGGCTGGGCGCGGCCGTCGGCGGGCTGGTGATGCTGGTCTGGGGCGGCCCGCGGCGCAACCGGATGCGGGCGGTGCTGCTGGGCGCCCTGGGCATCGCGGCGGCCTGCCTGGTCACCGGGCTGCGCCCCAACCTGGTGGTGATCGGCGCCGGCGCGTTCGGGATGTACCTGGCGTTGGGCGTGGTCAACGGCGTCTACAACACGATCATCCAGACCAAGGTGCCACCCCGGTTCCACGGCCGGGTGTTCGCCCTCAACCAGATGGTCGCCTGGTCGACGATGCCGCTGGGCTGGGGGGTGATCGCCCCGTTCGCCTCGCAGGCCCTGGAGCCGCTGCTGCTGCCCGGTGGCGCGCTGGCCGGCAGCGTCGGCGCGGTGATCGGGGTCGGGCCGGGCCGGGGCATCGCCCTGCTGTACGTGATCTTCGCCGGCTGCATCGCGGTGACCGCGCTGGTGTCGCTGCGGACCCGGGTGCTGGCCCGGTTCGACGACGAGGTGCCCGACGCCCCGCCGGACGACCTGATCGGCATCGAGGCCCGCCAGGCCCGCGCCGCCGCCGGGGGCACGGAAGCGCCCCGGGCGGTTCCCGCCGCGAGCGTGGGACCTGGTCGGTCATGA
- a CDS encoding condensation domain-containing protein — protein MRIADAVVPAEWADQTLVLAEFGGGRTETAPVTWAQQVMWRAAERSGSNHRFMNLRRTVPVSERVRADLPSVTRALGLLVSRHGALRTRVRSIDGELRQEVAAAGQLPLLVAPGEADGSAAARQAAARLADVAFDHAAEWPLRVALVTVDDRVRQVVLVFSHSAVDAYAVDVVLRDLRLILLRGALRTPPGPQSAQVAREQRGVDQARSARAVERWVREFARLPHPPMDQVGPGLSPRVRRGTLVSSAVDRAARLIAARQRVSVSAVLLAATTALAAGRDSSTVCGLFTMAHNRFRADYADAVANIGQIGMCVVELTDRPAFGELLPRIWRAALTGYRHAYYDPAALRRSFQDAGHDPETAFLPYYYFNDVRLAGGGVETVPVVSEKQLRAATADSSFGWVDGIERAAWHRLTHVVDEPGAAGLTLSVDTRFVAVDTVEPFLRDLEELLVTAAFREVPWPWTPSSTVAGS, from the coding sequence ATGCGAATCGCGGATGCCGTGGTCCCGGCCGAGTGGGCCGATCAGACGCTGGTGCTGGCCGAGTTCGGTGGTGGCCGCACCGAGACCGCCCCAGTGACCTGGGCGCAGCAGGTGATGTGGCGGGCCGCCGAGCGGTCCGGGTCGAACCACCGGTTCATGAACCTGCGCCGGACGGTGCCGGTGTCGGAGCGGGTCCGCGCCGACCTGCCCAGCGTGACCAGGGCCCTCGGCCTGCTGGTCAGCCGGCACGGCGCGCTGCGCACCCGGGTCCGGTCGATCGACGGTGAGCTGCGCCAGGAGGTCGCCGCCGCCGGCCAGTTGCCGCTGCTGGTGGCGCCGGGCGAGGCGGACGGGTCGGCCGCGGCCCGGCAGGCGGCGGCGCGGCTCGCCGACGTCGCGTTCGACCACGCCGCCGAGTGGCCGCTACGCGTCGCCCTGGTCACCGTCGACGACCGGGTACGCCAGGTCGTCCTGGTCTTCAGCCACTCCGCCGTCGACGCGTACGCCGTCGACGTGGTCCTGCGGGACCTGCGGCTGATCCTGCTGCGCGGGGCGCTGCGCACCCCGCCCGGCCCCCAGTCCGCCCAGGTGGCGCGGGAGCAGCGCGGAGTGGACCAGGCGCGTTCGGCGCGCGCCGTGGAACGCTGGGTCCGCGAGTTCGCCCGGCTGCCGCATCCGCCGATGGACCAGGTCGGCCCCGGCCTCTCCCCACGGGTACGCCGGGGGACGCTGGTCTCGTCGGCCGTGGACCGGGCGGCCCGGCTGATCGCCGCCCGGCAGCGGGTCAGCGTGTCGGCGGTGCTGCTGGCCGCGACGACGGCGCTGGCCGCCGGCCGGGACTCCTCGACGGTGTGCGGGCTGTTCACCATGGCGCACAACCGGTTCCGCGCCGACTACGCCGACGCGGTGGCGAATATCGGGCAGATCGGAATGTGCGTGGTGGAGTTGACCGACCGGCCCGCTTTCGGCGAGCTGTTGCCCCGCATCTGGCGGGCCGCGCTCACCGGCTACCGGCACGCCTATTACGATCCGGCCGCGTTGCGGCGGAGTTTCCAGGACGCCGGCCACGACCCGGAGACCGCGTTTCTGCCGTACTACTACTTCAACGACGTCCGGCTCGCCGGCGGGGGCGTCGAAACGGTTCCGGTGGTCAGCGAGAAGCAGTTGCGGGCCGCGACGGCGGACAGCTCCTTCGGGTGGGTCGACGGCATCGAGCGGGCGGCCTGGCACCGGCTGACGCACGTCGTCGACGAGCCGGGAGCGGCCGGCCTCACGCTCAGCGTCGACACCCGGTTCGTGGCCGTCGACACGGTCGAGCCGTTCCTGCGTGACCTGGAGGAGCTGCTGGTCACGGCGGCTTTCCGGGAGGTGCCCTGGCCCTGGACGCCGTCGTCGACAGTGGCCGGGAGCTGA
- a CDS encoding condensation domain-containing protein: MLVSQPVDGTTEEMAYVDFHGGRAATGPLTWGQRAMWRAVTEFESTRHSLLNLRRTLPVSPRAQVPPRRALTAFAALLGRHESLRTRVRADGGDLRQVASAAGRLPVLVCTVPTADADPDGRAAARRLVERLGGPRFDHAGEWPLRAALVVVDGLVRQVVVVFSHSTVDFHATETVLRDLRLLLVRGVVPGPPGLQSLDVADRERQAERPRSARAVAYWLRQFRSLPPGAFAEPAGPAATPRYRRGALTSPAVHQAARLLAARHRTSSPTVLLAATAGVLGDRAGSTVCGVFTMANNRFQPAYDTAVSKLNQVGLCRIDVGPGRPGGGVGSFAELLANARRASLDGYRHAYYDPLELAGAFAEQGLDHGTALAPFCFFNDIRLPQEVPATVTEPASGELESARQASAFRWLEELERFAWRCRIQVVDAPGAVELVVTADTAYLPSDQAEQLLRDIEHRLVEAARTSPR; this comes from the coding sequence GTGCTCGTTTCCCAGCCGGTCGACGGTACGACCGAAGAGATGGCGTACGTGGACTTCCACGGTGGGCGGGCCGCGACAGGGCCGCTCACCTGGGGCCAACGCGCGATGTGGCGGGCGGTGACCGAGTTCGAGTCCACCCGGCACAGCTTGCTCAACCTGCGCCGGACGCTGCCTGTCTCGCCGCGCGCCCAGGTGCCGCCCCGCCGGGCCCTGACCGCGTTCGCCGCCCTGCTCGGCCGGCACGAGTCGCTGCGCACCCGGGTCCGGGCCGACGGCGGCGACCTGCGGCAGGTGGCGTCGGCCGCCGGGCGGCTGCCGGTGCTGGTGTGCACGGTCCCGACCGCCGACGCCGACCCGGACGGTCGGGCGGCGGCCCGGCGGCTGGTCGAGCGGCTGGGCGGTCCCCGCTTCGACCATGCCGGGGAGTGGCCGCTGCGGGCCGCCCTGGTGGTGGTCGACGGCCTCGTCCGGCAGGTCGTGGTGGTGTTCAGCCACTCCACCGTCGACTTCCACGCCACCGAGACGGTGCTGCGGGACCTGCGTCTGCTGCTGGTGCGCGGCGTCGTGCCCGGCCCGCCGGGCCTACAGTCGCTGGACGTGGCCGACCGGGAACGGCAGGCCGAGCGGCCCCGCTCGGCGCGGGCGGTGGCGTACTGGCTCCGCCAGTTCCGGTCGCTGCCGCCCGGCGCCTTCGCCGAGCCGGCCGGGCCGGCGGCCACCCCCCGGTACCGCCGGGGCGCGCTGACCTCACCGGCGGTCCACCAGGCGGCGCGGCTGCTGGCCGCCCGGCACCGGACGAGCAGCCCGACCGTGCTGCTCGCCGCCACCGCCGGCGTCCTCGGCGATCGGGCCGGCTCAACCGTCTGCGGCGTCTTCACCATGGCCAACAACCGCTTCCAGCCCGCCTACGACACCGCCGTCAGCAAGCTCAACCAGGTCGGGCTCTGCCGGATCGACGTCGGCCCGGGGCGCCCGGGCGGCGGGGTCGGGAGCTTCGCCGAGCTGCTCGCCAACGCCCGGCGGGCGTCCCTGGACGGCTACCGGCACGCCTACTACGACCCGCTCGAACTGGCCGGGGCCTTCGCCGAGCAGGGCCTCGACCACGGCACCGCGCTCGCGCCGTTCTGCTTCTTCAACGACATCCGGCTGCCGCAGGAGGTGCCCGCCACCGTCACCGAACCGGCGTCGGGGGAGCTGGAGTCGGCCCGGCAGGCCAGCGCTTTCCGGTGGCTGGAGGAGCTGGAGCGGTTCGCCTGGCGCTGCCGGATCCAGGTCGTCGACGCCCCCGGCGCGGTCGAGCTGGTCGTCACCGCCGACACCGCGTACCTGCCGTCCGACCAGGCGGAACAGCTCCTGCGGGACATCGAGCACAGGCTGGTCGAGGCGGCCCGGACCAGCCCGCGCTGA
- a CDS encoding cupin-like domain-containing protein, with translation MTSPTLSRLDRGWREWLVENLAMGVPVADVRAAAVAGCGDADAVDAELRDLTGHPYFAVCRRLALRYDWMESVLDTYRALRADDGGRTLERRSDVTPEEFFSRYYFGNRPVVLEGRMADWPALGWTLDTMAAACGDAEVEVMTGRNANPDHAWQYDRHRTTMPFRDYLALLGSGVRTNDYYMVPRNENWAGPLRPLAADVRPPERIVDPSATGHLLLGPAGTVTPLHVDNSSVLLCQVLGRKHVRLVPSYERHLVYPRGGTFSAVDAARPDLARHPRFAEATVLETVLEPGQMLLVPVGWWHWVQALDVSATVTFHHFLVAGQNHKMATPPAAGEQD, from the coding sequence ATGACGTCGCCCACGCTGTCCCGGCTGGACCGTGGCTGGCGGGAGTGGCTGGTGGAGAACCTCGCCATGGGCGTGCCGGTGGCCGACGTGCGGGCCGCCGCCGTCGCCGGCTGCGGTGACGCCGACGCCGTGGACGCCGAGCTGCGGGACCTCACCGGGCATCCGTACTTCGCGGTGTGCCGCCGGCTGGCCCTGCGGTACGACTGGATGGAGTCCGTCCTGGACACCTACCGGGCGTTGCGGGCCGACGACGGGGGCCGCACGCTGGAACGCCGGTCGGACGTCACGCCGGAGGAGTTCTTCTCCCGCTACTACTTCGGCAACCGCCCGGTGGTGCTGGAGGGCCGGATGGCGGACTGGCCGGCCCTCGGCTGGACCCTCGACACGATGGCCGCGGCCTGCGGCGACGCCGAGGTGGAGGTGATGACCGGTCGGAACGCCAACCCGGACCACGCCTGGCAGTACGACAGGCACCGGACGACGATGCCGTTCCGCGACTACCTCGCGCTGCTCGGCTCCGGCGTGCGCACCAACGACTACTACATGGTGCCGCGTAACGAGAACTGGGCCGGGCCGCTGCGACCGCTCGCCGCCGACGTGCGCCCGCCCGAGCGGATCGTGGACCCGTCGGCCACCGGCCACCTGCTGCTCGGGCCGGCCGGCACGGTCACCCCGTTGCACGTGGACAACAGCTCCGTGCTGCTCTGTCAGGTGCTCGGCCGCAAACACGTCCGGCTCGTCCCGTCGTACGAGCGGCACCTGGTCTATCCACGTGGCGGCACGTTCAGCGCGGTCGACGCGGCCCGGCCGGACCTGGCGCGGCATCCCCGGTTCGCCGAGGCGACCGTGCTGGAGACCGTCCTGGAGCCGGGCCAGATGCTGCTCGTCCCGGTCGGCTGGTGGCACTGGGTGCAGGCCCTGGACGTCAGCGCCACCGTCACCTTCCACCACTTCCTCGTGGCCGGCCAGAACCACAAGATGGCCACCCCGCCGGCGGCCGGCGAACAGGACTGA